Below is a window of Blastopirellula marina DNA.
TGCTGGGTTGATGCAAGAGTTCTACGGCGATCACCCTGATCCGCAGGTTGTGCAGTCCGTAGCGACTTCGGTAAGCAACGCTCAGAAGCGTACCGGTTTGATTGCCAAGCCGTTCACTGTCGAAGGCAACACCATCAACGGCGTTCCTTTCGATTGGAGCAAGTATAAGGGCAAGTGGGTCCTGGTCGACTTCTGGGCGACATGGTGCCCGATTTGTCTGGAAGAAATGGCCAGCATCAAGCAGGTTTATCAGAAGTATCGATCCAAGGGATTTGAAGTCGTGGGTGTGAACCTCGACGACGATCCACGTGCCCGAGCGGCCTTCTTCCAAGCGAACAGCTTGCCTTGGCCGACCGTCGTGAGTGCCGATCCAGACAACACGGGCTTCAAAGATCCAAATGCCGTTCGCTGCGGTGTGGAAGCTTTGCCGTTTTTGGTATTCGTTGGCCCTGACGGAACAGTTGTCGAGATCAATCCTCGTGGCGAACGACTGGAAGAACTCCTTCTAAGTGTCCTGAACCAAGGCTCTGGTGGTGTGCAATCGTTGTCGAACCCTGTTCCTGGGGTCACGCAAACACCGGGGATGACTGCCCCAACCGGCAACATGGCAGCTCCAGCCGGTCCAGCGAACCCTTCCACCGCAGACTCGGACGTCAGCTTGAAAGTTGTTCGTTAGTTCACAAAGCAATAAGAAACGACGAGGCCGGATGTCATCATCCGGCCTTTTTTTGTGCCTTAGTGAAGAGCGATACGGTTCGTGAATTTGGTTTGTGCAACTCTATAATTGCCAAATGGGCGTTTCGCGAATTCCTCTTCTCAAGGAGATGATAATGCTTTTCAAGTCGTCGATGATCGGAATGAGTCTTTGCCTAGTGAGCTTTGTTGCTGCGCAATCAGACGCCGCTGAATTGAAAGCGGGAGATGAAGCTCCTGCATTCACGTTAGATGGTGAGTCGGCCGATCCAGTCAAGCTTTCAGACTTCAAAGGGAAGAAGCTGGTCATCACGTTCAACCGAGCCAACTGGTGCCCATACTGCATGAAACAAGTGACCGATTTGCAGAAGCATTATGGCGAAATTAAAGATGCAGGCGCCGAGTTGCTGGTCGTGTTTCGAGAAGAAGCAACCGGTGCGGATGGCTTGAAAAAGATTCGTGACAAGACAAAAGCAACGATGCCGTTCGCGCTTGATCTCGAAGCAGAAAAGACGGGCGCCTACAGTCCTGAAGGATTCGATACGTACGTAATCGACGAGCAAGGTAAGATCATCACCGTGCTCGAAGGGACGAAGCCCGATCGCCCCATGGGAGACGAAATCTTGAAGGTTCTACGCAAGTAGTCTTCCTACGATCGGCGTGCGTCGGAGATGAAACTACTTTCCGGCGCACAATTGCTCTGCCACACGACCGGCCACTAGGCGGGAAGAATTCGTCCAACGGAAAACGGCCCCAAAGCTTATTGTGCGGGCCGTGGTGGCTCTTTGCCGGGAGGAGGAAGCCACTTGATGACAGGCGGGGTTGTTCCTTTGTAGTCACGGATCGCCAGTTCCTGCTTGACATAATGTTGCGGTTGGCGACTGCCAGGGATTCGGAAGCTGTCCCCTTTTTGCAAGATTGGTCGCGTCTCTGGGGACTGGCCGAATGGGAAGTCGTTTGTCATTTCTACAGCGACCCACCGCTCTTTTCCATCCGCAGTTTTCGTGAGGAACTCTGGATAGCAGTGTCCAGGAACCCAAACCGTTCTTGCGGGGACTTCGCCGGCACGACAAAGGGCAACAAACAGGGTTGTCATCTCTTCACAGTCGCCCTTGCCATCGGCGAGTGCAGCCAAGGCGCCCTTCATCGGGCCATTTTCGTAGGTGACGTTTTGGTGAACGTAGTCGT
It encodes the following:
- a CDS encoding peroxiredoxin family protein — translated: MLFKSSMIGMSLCLVSFVAAQSDAAELKAGDEAPAFTLDGESADPVKLSDFKGKKLVITFNRANWCPYCMKQVTDLQKHYGEIKDAGAELLVVFREEATGADGLKKIRDKTKATMPFALDLEAEKTGAYSPEGFDTYVIDEQGKIITVLEGTKPDRPMGDEILKVLRK